In the genome of Telluria beijingensis, one region contains:
- a CDS encoding efflux RND transporter periplasmic adaptor subunit, with translation MMIKRLTLSLAMLCAAFGAQAQTPPATAAVPDGGGALPALISADSEATLSAQMPGKITKIRYAIGQAFPAGAVLAEFDCAETRARLDAQQAEYLGARETHLAKLKLQGLGAAGELEVTLAAAAAEKAKSLIRQQEAQMAYCQVRAPYAGRVVRLKAREAENVTVNQPVMEIVANARRKAVVHVPAAWAARVRPGTTFTIRVPETGRDYPARLERTNGRVDGVSQSLEVEAVFTGKTDGLLPGMIGQAVFPDSVTKGR, from the coding sequence ATGATGATCAAACGACTTACTCTCTCCCTGGCCATGCTGTGCGCGGCCTTCGGCGCCCAGGCGCAGACCCCTCCCGCCACCGCCGCCGTCCCGGACGGGGGCGGCGCCTTGCCGGCCCTGATCAGCGCCGACAGCGAAGCGACGCTGTCGGCGCAGATGCCGGGCAAGATCACGAAGATCCGCTATGCGATCGGCCAGGCCTTCCCGGCCGGCGCCGTGCTGGCCGAATTCGATTGCGCCGAGACCCGCGCGCGGCTCGACGCCCAGCAGGCCGAATACCTGGGCGCGCGCGAGACCCACCTGGCCAAGCTCAAGCTGCAGGGCCTGGGCGCGGCCGGCGAACTCGAAGTGACGCTGGCCGCGGCTGCCGCCGAGAAGGCGAAAAGCCTGATTCGCCAGCAGGAAGCACAGATGGCGTACTGCCAGGTGCGGGCGCCGTATGCCGGGCGCGTGGTGCGCCTGAAGGCGCGCGAGGCCGAGAACGTGACCGTCAACCAGCCGGTGATGGAGATCGTGGCCAATGCGCGCCGCAAGGCCGTGGTCCACGTGCCGGCCGCCTGGGCCGCGCGCGTGCGTCCCGGCACCACCTTCACGATCCGCGTGCCCGAGACCGGCCGCGATTATCCGGCGCGCCTGGAGCGCACCAATGGCCGCGTCGATGGCGTGTCGCAGTCGCTCGAAGTCGAAGCCGTCTTCACCGGCAAGACCGACGGCCTGCTGCCGGGCATGATCGGCCAGGCGGTGTTCCCGGACAGCGTCACCAAAGGACGTTGA
- a CDS encoding HlyD family efflux transporter periplasmic adaptor subunit: MSERNFASLLAFEGRLRGARSAHEADFLAANEPHALFGHEQTLLWKAGPNGKPVLAAASGLSEVEPRSPFGLWFSNAVAQLAIEDAPRRVAPADFPKDAESGAEWMPQHLLLVPLVAATGQRVGGLWMTRAEPWGDDDLQLAQWVAQVLAHALWAWERRRWTRIVPAAWRGLGRGRKRALLLALPLCLLIPVRLSALAPAEVSPARPQPVTAPIDGVVAQVLVAPNQRVKAGTKLLELDDTATRNRLLVATKSLDTARADLARAAGKSFGDDASKAELQLLESRVAERRAETVYLQELLARLAPTARFDGIALFADADEWRGRPVQTGERLMTLADPAQAQLTVYLAPDDAIALDPGAEVRAYLNVAPLSSYAAKVTQASYEAGTSPEGTPAYVIKAAFAPGETVPRLGLKGTAKVYGEWTVLGYYILRKPLRTLRRTIGI, from the coding sequence ATGAGCGAGCGCAATTTCGCCAGCCTGCTGGCCTTCGAGGGCCGGCTGCGCGGTGCGCGCAGCGCCCACGAGGCCGACTTCCTGGCGGCCAACGAGCCGCATGCGCTGTTCGGCCACGAGCAGACCTTGCTGTGGAAGGCGGGCCCGAACGGCAAGCCGGTACTTGCGGCGGCGTCCGGCCTGTCCGAGGTCGAGCCGCGCTCGCCGTTCGGCCTGTGGTTCTCGAACGCGGTGGCGCAACTGGCCATCGAGGATGCGCCGCGCCGGGTGGCGCCGGCCGACTTTCCGAAAGATGCCGAGAGCGGCGCCGAGTGGATGCCGCAGCACCTGCTGCTGGTGCCGCTGGTGGCGGCCACTGGCCAGCGCGTCGGCGGGCTGTGGATGACGCGCGCCGAACCGTGGGGCGACGACGACCTGCAGCTGGCGCAGTGGGTGGCGCAGGTATTGGCGCATGCGCTGTGGGCCTGGGAGCGGCGGCGCTGGACCCGCATCGTGCCGGCCGCCTGGCGCGGCCTGGGGCGCGGCAGGAAGCGCGCGCTGCTGCTGGCGCTGCCCCTGTGCCTGTTGATCCCGGTGCGCCTGTCGGCGCTGGCGCCGGCCGAGGTATCGCCGGCGCGCCCGCAGCCGGTGACGGCGCCGATCGACGGCGTGGTGGCGCAGGTCCTGGTGGCGCCCAACCAGCGCGTCAAGGCGGGAACGAAGCTGCTGGAGCTGGACGATACCGCGACCCGCAACCGCCTGCTGGTGGCGACCAAGAGCCTCGACACGGCGCGCGCCGACCTCGCGCGTGCGGCCGGCAAATCGTTCGGCGACGACGCCTCGAAGGCCGAGCTGCAACTGCTCGAATCGCGCGTGGCCGAGCGGCGCGCCGAGACGGTGTATCTGCAGGAACTGCTGGCGCGCCTGGCGCCGACCGCCCGGTTTGATGGCATCGCGCTGTTCGCCGACGCCGACGAGTGGCGTGGCCGCCCGGTGCAGACCGGCGAGCGCCTGATGACGCTGGCCGACCCGGCGCAGGCGCAGCTGACGGTCTACCTGGCGCCGGACGACGCCATCGCGCTCGACCCGGGCGCCGAGGTGCGCGCCTACCTGAACGTGGCCCCGCTCAGCTCCTACGCGGCCAAGGTGACCCAGGCCTCGTACGAGGCCGGCACCAGCCCCGAGGGCACGCCGGCGTATGTGATCAAGGCCGCCTTTGCACCCGGAGAGACGGTGCCGCGGCTGGGCCTGAAGGGCACCGCGAAAGTGTACGGAGAGTGGACGGTGCTGGGGTATTACATCCTGCGCAAGCCGCTGCGTACCTTGCGGCGCACGATCGGGATTTGA
- a CDS encoding HlyD family efflux transporter periplasmic adaptor subunit, with amino-acid sequence MLSSAVLPTPASAPAPSLLPALRQDLQLLPAPPHPDGAPSWRIHDPVRNRFFELGWMEFELLSRWQPGATFEELSAETAAETPLDTLPADVEALLDFLRQHQLVACDDTGREALRQRVAGARPPWWKQAVHNYLFFRLPLLHPDRFLSATLPRVAPLFTRAFLLLTLAAGLLGLYLATRQADALAGSFSYFFSLEGLLSYGVAATFAKILHELGHAYTAKRMGLRVPTMGVAFLVMWPVLYTDTGETWKLAQPARRFAIASAGMAAELALACWTTLAWALWPDGIVRSGLFLLATTSWLITLAINLSPFMRFDGYFLLSDALNLPNLHERSSALARAALRRTFFGLHEPDSEPTMGPRMRRWLIGFALATWTYRLVLFIGIALMVYHLFFKLLGILLMAIEIGWFILKPLAAEWKVLMEKRPEWRLRPRAWALLGLAVLVLLWTIPVARQLGVPALVRGVEASAVYAAMPARVAEVLVADGRQVAAGAPLLRLEAPELDSRLARAGLRAGALREELARTPANATQRERRLVLEQELGEALADEAGAREQLARLVVLAPHAGRVRDLMPGLVAGSWVQPRHALLRVVASEGVEIDAYVGEQMLRAIAVGDEVKFYPELPESPVLRGAVVAIDPAAGRQVPPLLASTNGGAVAATRTQDGELVAHEALYRVRIKPQDGAVATPAVMRGTVRVQAGWDALAPGGLAHALSVLVRETGF; translated from the coding sequence ATGCTTTCTTCCGCCGTCCTCCCGACACCTGCCAGCGCGCCCGCACCCAGCCTGCTGCCCGCGCTGCGCCAGGATCTCCAGCTGCTGCCCGCCCCGCCCCATCCGGACGGGGCGCCGTCGTGGCGCATCCACGATCCGGTGCGCAATCGCTTTTTCGAGTTGGGCTGGATGGAGTTCGAGCTGCTCAGCCGCTGGCAGCCCGGCGCCACGTTCGAGGAGCTGAGCGCCGAGACGGCGGCCGAGACACCGCTCGACACGCTGCCCGCCGACGTCGAGGCCCTGCTCGACTTCTTGCGCCAGCACCAGCTGGTGGCCTGCGACGACACCGGCCGCGAGGCGCTGCGCCAGCGCGTGGCCGGCGCCCGGCCGCCGTGGTGGAAGCAGGCGGTACACAACTACCTGTTCTTCCGGCTGCCGCTGCTGCACCCCGACCGGTTCTTGTCCGCGACCCTGCCGCGCGTGGCGCCGCTGTTCACCCGCGCCTTCCTGCTGCTGACCCTGGCCGCCGGCCTGCTCGGCCTGTACCTGGCCACGCGCCAGGCCGATGCGCTGGCCGGTTCCTTCTCCTACTTCTTCAGCCTCGAAGGCCTGCTGTCGTATGGCGTGGCCGCCACCTTCGCCAAGATCCTGCACGAGCTGGGGCACGCCTACACCGCCAAGCGCATGGGCCTGCGGGTGCCGACCATGGGCGTGGCCTTCCTGGTCATGTGGCCCGTGCTGTACACCGATACCGGCGAAACCTGGAAGCTGGCCCAGCCCGCGCGCCGCTTCGCGATCGCCAGCGCCGGCATGGCGGCCGAGCTGGCGCTGGCCTGCTGGACCACGCTGGCGTGGGCGCTGTGGCCGGATGGCATCGTGCGCAGCGGGCTGTTCCTGCTCGCGACCACGTCGTGGCTGATCACGCTGGCGATCAACCTGAGCCCCTTCATGCGCTTCGACGGTTATTTCTTATTGTCGGATGCATTGAACCTGCCGAACCTGCACGAGCGCAGCTCGGCGCTGGCGCGGGCGGCGCTGCGCCGCACTTTCTTTGGGCTACATGAGCCGGACAGCGAGCCGACCATGGGCCCGCGTATGCGGCGCTGGCTGATCGGCTTCGCGCTGGCCACCTGGACCTATCGCCTGGTGCTGTTCATCGGCATCGCGCTGATGGTCTATCACCTGTTCTTCAAACTGCTTGGCATCCTGTTGATGGCGATCGAGATCGGCTGGTTCATCCTGAAACCGCTCGCCGCGGAGTGGAAGGTTTTAATGGAAAAGCGACCCGAATGGCGGCTGCGTCCGCGCGCCTGGGCCCTGCTCGGCCTGGCCGTGCTGGTCCTGCTGTGGACGATCCCGGTGGCGCGCCAGCTCGGCGTGCCGGCCCTGGTGCGTGGCGTCGAAGCCAGCGCCGTGTATGCGGCGATGCCGGCGCGCGTGGCCGAGGTGCTGGTGGCCGATGGCCGGCAAGTCGCCGCCGGCGCCCCGCTGCTGCGGCTCGAGGCGCCCGAACTCGACAGCCGCCTGGCCCGCGCCGGCCTGCGCGCTGGCGCGCTGCGCGAGGAACTGGCGCGCACCCCGGCGAATGCCACCCAGCGCGAACGGCGCCTGGTGCTGGAACAGGAACTGGGCGAGGCGCTGGCCGACGAAGCCGGCGCGCGCGAGCAGCTGGCGCGGCTGGTGGTGCTGGCGCCGCACGCCGGCCGGGTGCGCGACCTGATGCCGGGCCTGGTGGCGGGCAGCTGGGTGCAGCCGCGCCACGCGCTGCTGCGCGTGGTCGCCAGCGAGGGCGTCGAGATCGACGCCTATGTCGGCGAACAGATGCTGCGCGCGATCGCGGTGGGCGACGAAGTGAAGTTCTATCCCGAGCTGCCGGAGTCGCCAGTGCTGCGCGGCGCGGTGGTCGCGATCGACCCGGCCGCCGGCCGCCAGGTGCCGCCGCTGCTGGCCTCCACCAACGGCGGCGCGGTCGCCGCCACCCGTACCCAGGACGGCGAACTGGTGGCGCACGAAGCGTTGTACCGGGTGCGCATCAAACCGCAGGACGGCGCCGTGGCGACGCCGGCGGTGATGCGCGGGACGGTGCGGGTGCAGGCAGGGTGGGATGCGCTGGCGCCCGGTGGGTTGGCGCATGCGTTGTCGGTGCTGGTGCGCGAGACGGGGTTCTGA
- a CDS encoding GIN domain-containing protein produces MHTVLKTTLVAAAIGTLLLTIDTSQADTPAKRITEQRSIGAFSAIELHGPYDVTIDAQGRSGLKVSGEREQLDEVETFVRGDTLVVRPANNRVFQFGFGKRRQTVTIDIGVPQLASLKMAGSGDVTLDQVNGERIAVDVDGPGDLQASGAVRKLDLRVGGSGDADLHRVRAGQVDLAMHGPGDVRLANIDGSLQVKMTGSGDLEADGLRLARLDARLTGPGGMRLRGSSLDVRAEIAGSGDFDACELAASRVSTQQRGPGSACVGGAITHLEAEIKGSGDFSARGLRAQAATLRMDAPGDALLAGTVADFKATLSGSGDIDGADLKVGKATLKSTGPGGVELAHVSDTLEAELRGSGSLKADIDGKRFALISDGPGGAEVGGRVDQVHARLSGSGALDGNRLTAGRTDIVVTGPGRAAVQVAERAGSGDGQLLVVNRRGGQAPQ; encoded by the coding sequence ATGCACACCGTCCTGAAAACCACCCTGGTCGCTGCCGCCATCGGCACCCTGCTGCTCACGATCGACACCAGCCAGGCCGACACGCCGGCCAAGCGGATCACCGAACAGCGCAGCATTGGCGCCTTCAGCGCCATCGAGCTGCACGGCCCCTATGACGTCACGATCGACGCCCAGGGCCGCTCTGGCCTGAAGGTCTCCGGCGAGCGCGAGCAGCTCGACGAGGTCGAGACCTTCGTGCGCGGCGACACCCTGGTGGTGCGGCCTGCAAATAACCGCGTGTTCCAGTTCGGCTTCGGCAAGCGGCGCCAGACGGTCACCATCGACATCGGCGTCCCGCAGCTGGCCAGCCTCAAGATGGCGGGCAGCGGCGACGTCACGCTCGACCAGGTCAACGGCGAGCGCATCGCCGTGGACGTCGACGGCCCCGGCGACCTGCAGGCCTCGGGCGCCGTGCGCAAGCTCGACCTGCGGGTGGGCGGCAGCGGCGACGCCGACCTGCACCGCGTGCGCGCCGGCCAGGTCGACCTGGCCATGCACGGCCCGGGCGACGTCCGGCTGGCCAATATCGACGGCTCGCTGCAGGTGAAAATGACGGGGTCCGGCGACCTCGAAGCCGACGGCCTGCGCCTGGCGCGGCTGGATGCGCGCCTCACGGGGCCGGGCGGCATGCGGCTGCGCGGCAGCAGCCTTGACGTGCGCGCCGAGATCGCCGGTTCCGGCGACTTCGATGCCTGCGAGCTGGCCGCGAGCCGTGTCAGCACCCAGCAACGCGGGCCGGGCAGCGCCTGCGTCGGCGGCGCCATCACCCATCTCGAGGCCGAGATCAAGGGTTCGGGCGACTTCAGCGCGCGCGGCCTGCGGGCGCAGGCCGCCACCCTGCGCATGGACGCCCCGGGCGACGCCCTGCTTGCCGGCACGGTAGCCGATTTCAAGGCCACCTTGAGCGGCTCGGGCGACATCGACGGCGCCGATCTGAAAGTAGGCAAGGCGACGCTCAAGAGCACCGGCCCGGGCGGCGTCGAGCTGGCCCACGTGTCCGACACGCTGGAAGCCGAGCTGCGCGGCTCTGGCAGCCTGAAAGCGGACATCGACGGCAAGCGCTTCGCGCTGATCTCCGACGGCCCGGGCGGCGCCGAGGTCGGCGGCCGGGTCGACCAGGTGCATGCGCGCCTGAGCGGCTCGGGCGCCCTGGACGGCAATCGGCTCACGGCCGGCCGCACCGACATCGTCGTCACCGGCCCGGGACGCGCGGCGGTGCAGGTGGCCGAACGCGCGGGCAGCGGCGACGGCCAGCTGCTGGTCGTCAACCGGCGCGGCGGCCAGGCGCCGCAGTAG
- a CDS encoding ExeA family protein produces MYNHYFQLKHAPFSIAPDPRYLFMSERHREALAHLLYGIGSGGGFVLLTGEIGAGKTTVCRCFIEQVPENCRLAYIFNPRLTAQELLQTVCEELRIALPPDAAGADGVKSYVDAINRYLLASHAQGLNNVLVIDEAQNLSSEVLEQLRLLTNLETSERKLLQIILIGQPELRTMLARPELEQLAQRVIARYHLGPLSENETGAYIAHRLAVAGAAGMPFPPNLTPLVHRLSHGVPRRINLLCDRALLGAYVENSPQVTRAILLKSAEEVFAGEPAARKPVRWPLLAGGVLAGVAIGAAAWQMLPLHDAKPAVAQAAPVAVKQVAAKPAAAPQPATPPAAVAGAGFATGASENEALRALAALWGPSFADIAGSNPKATCEAALRANLRCHQGRGGLYELRLLDRPAVVTLHDGPRTGYAVLVGMDAASVTLAVDGRRERVAIPAFVARFGGEFTTLWRVPGAFRDVVGQGDRGPDVDWIAQRLAGLNEATAPALDQPLDARTKEWLRAFQAAQDLKADGVAGPHTYMRLNQLSGVAEPRLLAAATTGTGN; encoded by the coding sequence ATGTACAACCATTATTTCCAGCTGAAGCACGCCCCGTTCTCGATCGCGCCCGACCCGCGCTACCTGTTCATGAGCGAGCGGCACCGCGAGGCGCTGGCCCACCTGCTGTACGGCATCGGCAGCGGCGGCGGCTTCGTGCTGCTCACCGGCGAGATCGGCGCCGGCAAGACCACGGTCTGCCGCTGCTTCATCGAGCAGGTTCCCGAGAACTGCCGCCTGGCCTATATCTTCAATCCGCGGCTGACGGCGCAGGAGCTGCTGCAGACCGTGTGCGAAGAGCTGCGCATCGCGCTGCCGCCGGATGCCGCGGGCGCGGATGGCGTCAAATCCTATGTCGATGCGATCAACCGCTACCTGCTCGCATCGCATGCCCAGGGCCTGAACAATGTGCTGGTGATCGACGAGGCCCAGAACCTGTCGAGCGAGGTGCTCGAGCAGTTGCGGTTGTTGACCAATCTCGAGACCAGCGAACGCAAGCTGCTGCAGATCATCCTGATCGGCCAGCCCGAGCTACGCACCATGCTGGCGCGGCCGGAGCTCGAGCAACTGGCCCAGCGCGTGATCGCGCGCTACCACCTGGGGCCGTTGTCCGAGAACGAGACCGGCGCCTATATCGCGCACCGGCTGGCGGTGGCCGGCGCCGCCGGGATGCCGTTTCCGCCGAACCTGACGCCGCTGGTGCACCGCCTGTCGCACGGCGTGCCGCGCCGCATCAACCTGCTGTGCGACCGCGCGCTGCTGGGCGCCTATGTCGAGAACAGCCCGCAGGTCACGCGCGCCATCCTGCTCAAGTCGGCCGAGGAGGTCTTTGCCGGCGAGCCGGCGGCGCGCAAGCCCGTGCGCTGGCCGTTGCTGGCGGGCGGGGTGTTGGCTGGCGTGGCGATCGGCGCTGCGGCCTGGCAGATGCTGCCGCTGCACGATGCCAAACCTGCGGTGGCGCAGGCGGCGCCGGTCGCCGTGAAGCAGGTGGCGGCCAAGCCGGCCGCGGCCCCGCAGCCGGCGACGCCGCCGGCCGCGGTGGCCGGCGCCGGTTTCGCGACCGGCGCCAGCGAGAACGAGGCGCTGCGCGCGCTGGCGGCGCTATGGGGGCCGTCGTTCGCCGACATCGCCGGATCGAATCCGAAGGCGACCTGCGAGGCGGCGCTGCGCGCCAACCTGCGCTGCCACCAGGGTCGCGGCGGCCTGTACGAACTGCGCCTGCTCGACCGGCCGGCGGTGGTCACCCTGCACGACGGCCCGCGCACCGGCTACGCGGTGCTGGTCGGGATGGACGCCGCCAGCGTCACCCTGGCGGTGGACGGGCGCCGCGAGCGGGTCGCCATTCCCGCCTTCGTGGCCCGCTTCGGCGGCGAGTTCACCACCCTCTGGCGAGTGCCGGGGGCGTTTCGCGACGTGGTGGGGCAGGGCGACCGCGGCCCGGACGTCGACTGGATCGCCCAGCGCCTGGCCGGCCTGAACGAGGCTACCGCGCCGGCGCTCGACCAGCCGCTCGATGCGCGCACCAAAGAGTGGCTGCGCGCCTTCCAGGCGGCCCAGGACCTGAAGGCGGACGGCGTGGCCGGGCCGCACACCTATATGCGTCTCAACCAGCTCTCCGGCGTGGCCGAGCCGCGCCTGCTGGCGGCGGCCACGACGGGGACGGGAAACTGA
- a CDS encoding general secretion pathway protein GspB, with product MSYILEALKKAQAERQLGNAPTIHAPPPMYAAPERADGGKRRYLAIGVGAGVLLAAAALLWLRQGADQPVRLAQSPAPAPVPVPAAAPAPAPAPVAPPVAVAAPPAVPAPAPVVREAVPVAAKPTPAPEKPSAPPAEPARVEPAPAPAAAPVPPAGEESLRSLQQLPDALRREIPPVTFGGYIYSPTPGESLLLVDKTLRREGDEVAPGLVLERLTPKAAVMNYRGTRYRVAY from the coding sequence ATGTCGTACATCCTCGAAGCACTCAAGAAGGCCCAGGCCGAACGCCAGCTGGGCAATGCCCCGACCATCCACGCGCCGCCGCCCATGTACGCGGCGCCGGAGCGGGCGGATGGCGGCAAGCGGCGCTATCTGGCGATCGGCGTCGGCGCGGGCGTGTTGCTTGCGGCGGCTGCGCTGCTGTGGCTGCGCCAGGGCGCCGACCAGCCGGTGCGGCTGGCGCAGTCGCCCGCGCCTGCGCCAGTACCGGTACCCGCGGCCGCACCTGCGCCAGCGCCCGCGCCTGTGGCGCCACCGGTAGCGGTGGCCGCGCCGCCTGCCGTTCCGGCCCCGGCGCCGGTCGTGCGCGAAGCGGTGCCCGTGGCTGCGAAGCCGACACCGGCGCCAGAGAAACCGAGCGCGCCGCCGGCCGAACCGGCCCGGGTGGAGCCGGCGCCGGCGCCGGCCGCAGCGCCAGTCCCGCCGGCCGGCGAGGAAAGCCTGCGCAGCTTGCAGCAATTGCCCGATGCCTTGCGGCGCGAGATCCCGCCAGTGACCTTCGGCGGCTATATCTATTCGCCGACCCCGGGCGAAAGCCTGCTGCTGGTCGACAAGACGCTGCGCCGCGAAGGCGACGAAGTTGCGCCCGGCCTGGTGCTCGAGCGCCTGACCCCGAAAGCGGCCGTGATGAACTATCGCGGCACCCGCTACCGTGTCGCCTACTGA
- the mobB gene encoding molybdopterin-guanine dinucleotide biosynthesis protein B, giving the protein MSPTEPGPGPVLGVVGWSGSGKTTLLEVLVARLSGDGLRVNIVKHSHHDIELEPPRKDSARLRQAGAAEVMIASPYRIAIMRELRAAPEPALDELLARLSPADLTLVEGYKWEALPKLEVHRPSLGKPALFRNDATILAVVSDVARPLELSDRLAWLDLNDPDGVVDWVCAWLNNRPQVLVDETVKD; this is encoded by the coding sequence GTGTCGCCTACTGAGCCGGGGCCGGGCCCGGTGCTGGGCGTGGTGGGGTGGTCGGGCAGCGGCAAGACCACCTTGCTGGAAGTCCTGGTCGCGCGCCTGTCGGGGGATGGCTTGCGGGTGAATATCGTCAAGCACAGCCACCATGACATCGAGCTCGAGCCGCCGCGCAAGGACAGCGCGCGCCTGCGCCAGGCCGGGGCGGCCGAGGTGATGATCGCCTCGCCGTACCGGATCGCCATCATGCGCGAGTTGCGCGCCGCGCCCGAGCCGGCGTTGGACGAGTTGCTGGCGCGCCTCTCGCCGGCCGACCTGACCCTGGTCGAAGGCTATAAATGGGAAGCCTTGCCCAAGCTCGAGGTGCACCGTCCTTCCCTGGGCAAGCCGGCGCTGTTCCGCAACGACGCCACCATCCTGGCCGTCGTGTCCGACGTGGCGCGGCCGTTGGAGTTGAGCGACCGGCTCGCCTGGCTGGACTTGAACGACCCGGATGGGGTAGTGGACTGGGTATGCGCCTGGTTAAATAATCGGCCTCAAGTTTTGGTCGATGAGACCGTTAAAGACTGA
- a CDS encoding YjfB family protein → MDVTNIAKLSTSMAETGIRHEVGVSMLKKAMDIEVASAAQLIQSLPPTQNLPAHLGNTINTKA, encoded by the coding sequence ATGGACGTCACGAATATTGCCAAGCTTTCAACCAGCATGGCTGAAACCGGTATCCGTCATGAAGTAGGCGTGTCCATGCTCAAGAAAGCGATGGATATCGAGGTGGCGTCGGCGGCCCAGCTGATCCAGTCGCTGCCACCAACGCAAAACCTGCCAGCCCACCTGGGCAACACGATCAACACGAAAGCCTGA
- a CDS encoding DUF883 family protein — protein sequence METPEHRAQTQEQLIGDLRLVIENAEELLKNTDHYSSALYQNARAKLSLALEAANEELSRFEDAQLERMMAATRSANDRYNDRSGEARILRAFH from the coding sequence ATGGAAACCCCGGAACACCGTGCTCAAACGCAAGAGCAATTGATCGGCGACTTGCGACTCGTGATCGAAAACGCGGAAGAGCTGCTCAAGAATACCGATCATTACTCCAGCGCCTTGTACCAGAATGCGCGCGCCAAGCTGTCGCTTGCCCTGGAAGCGGCGAATGAAGAACTGTCCCGCTTCGAAGACGCGCAGCTCGAGCGCATGATGGCCGCCACCCGCTCCGCCAATGACCGCTACAACGACCGGTCGGGCGAAGCGCGCATCCTGCGCGCTTTCCACTGA
- a CDS encoding RNA-binding S4 domain-containing protein, translating into MQKIVFDLTSEFVEVNQLLKLVGLVDSGGAGKNMVASGVVSVDGKQELRKTAKIRSGQTVSVGDLRITVQ; encoded by the coding sequence ATGCAAAAAATAGTTTTCGATTTGACATCAGAATTCGTCGAGGTCAACCAGCTGCTGAAGCTGGTCGGCCTGGTCGACAGCGGCGGCGCCGGCAAGAACATGGTCGCCAGCGGCGTGGTGTCGGTCGATGGTAAACAGGAGCTGCGCAAGACGGCGAAAATCCGCAGTGGCCAGACCGTCTCGGTCGGCGACCTGCGCATCACCGTGCAGTAG